A segment of the Spirochaetota bacterium genome:
TAATATTAAAATTCCGGTTAACCCTGCTTTGAAAACCGATGAGCAGTGCCATTTTGATGGGATTAATGCAGTGAAGGTGTTACAGTCGGAGGGCATTCCGGTTAACTGCACTCTTGTCTTTACTCCTGAGCAGGCTTTACTGGCGGCAAAGGCAGGAGCTGCATACATAAGCCCGTTTGCAGGCCGCATTGATGACCTTATCCGCAGCAGGGCAAATATCAAATTTGGTAAAAGTGATTATTTCCCTGAAGAAGGCATGGAACAGAATGGCGTATTATTGAATGATAATGGCATTATTTCAGGGATTGATCTGGTTTCACAATGTGTGGAAATACTGGGATATTATGACTATCAATCCCAGATAATTGCTGCATCACTGCGCAATCCACGGCAGGTAAGAGAAGCTGCGCTTGCAGGAGCACATATAGCAACAGTACCATTTGGGGTGATAGCTGACATGCTGAAACATGAAAAAACATTTGAAGGTATGCAGAAATTTACTGAAGATATTGTGCCTGAATATGAAAAGCTGATTGGATAAGATAGTTGCCAAATTCTGAATATTTTTTTATATTTTGTATGTTAGCTCTATTATAAACCACGGGGATAACCATGGCACATACATTTGATAATCAAGGTGATCTCCAGGTAAAGAAGGATATAAAAGTTAAAAAGCCCAGGATGTATAAGGTCATACTTCATAATGACCATTATACAACCATGGACTTTGTTGTTGAGGTTTTAGTTAAAATATTCCATAAAAACATTATGGAAGCTACAGAGCTGATGTTACAGGTTCACAGGAATGGTTTTGGTATTTGCGGAGTATATACCTACGACATTGCGCAGACCAAGGCAAACCAGGTTCATTCATTAGCACGGCAACGAGAGTTTCCGCTCAAGTGCACAGTTGAGGAAGCATAATTACAAAGTTTTGAGGCTTTTGCCAATGGAAATAAGCACAGTACTTAATCAGATATTAATGGCTGCCTATAACGAGGCAAAAAACCGTAAGCATGAATATCTTACACCCGAACATGTATTATTTGCATCTTTATACTTCCCGGAAGGCAGGGAGGTAATAGAAGGGTGTGGCGGTAATACAGAGCAGCTCAAACGTAATTTGGATAAACATCTTTCAACACGCATACCGGTTGTTGAAGAAGGTGACCCAATTCAATCTGTTGGGTTACAGCATGTCATTGAACGTGCTATTATGCACATTAATTCTGCTCAAAAAGAGATATTGGACTTTGGCGATATCATCATTGCCATCTATGAGGAAGAGGAGTCGTTTGCATCATATTTTTTAGCTCGGGAAGGGATAACACGGTATGACCTGTTAAATTATATTTCTCACGGGGCACAATTTGATGAAGATGAACTGGAGGACTTTGGCGACGAAATTGAAGAGGATACTGGGAAGAAAAGCAAGGTACTTGAGCAGTTTACCGTTGAATTGACTGAAAAGGCACGTAAAGGTGAGCTTGATCCACTCATTGGTAG
Coding sequences within it:
- a CDS encoding transaldolase family protein produces the protein KPNPVSLEVTRRTAREMIEQGRNLYKRFNSVANNVNIKIPVNPALKTDEQCHFDGINAVKVLQSEGIPVNCTLVFTPEQALLAAKAGAAYISPFAGRIDDLIRSRANIKFGKSDYFPEEGMEQNGVLLNDNGIISGIDLVSQCVEILGYYDYQSQIIAASLRNPRQVREAALAGAHIATVPFGVIADMLKHEKTFEGMQKFTEDIVPEYEKLIG
- the clpS gene encoding ATP-dependent Clp protease adapter ClpS; protein product: MAHTFDNQGDLQVKKDIKVKKPRMYKVILHNDHYTTMDFVVEVLVKIFHKNIMEATELMLQVHRNGFGICGVYTYDIAQTKANQVHSLARQREFPLKCTVEEA